A single Scleropages formosus chromosome 4, fSclFor1.1, whole genome shotgun sequence DNA region contains:
- the LOC108936104 gene encoding uncharacterized protein LOC108936104 isoform X2: protein MGNSLANTVDKWGLNPWKPSNKTRRKKGAPVNPSYQSAEAHTYDTVAEIPVYSVPNKKRKSQEELHYAEIEVLQGQTPIGRRDHNRTPLKTGTEYATIDFLAKQGTPRRNGSVKPTMNQKPADILIPTGDLQRPVPQPRLKKGSSQKSHGRQNTPCSSSAHT, encoded by the exons GTGGGGTTTAAATCCCTGGAAGCCCTCAAATAAAACTAGAAGAAAGAAAG GTGCTCCAGTGAATCCTTCATACCAG TCGGCAGAGGCCCACACATATGATACAGTGGCAGAAATACCTGTGTACTCTGTTCCCAACAAGAAAAGGAAGTCACAAGAAGAGCTCCATTATGCTGAGATTGAAGTCCTGCAAGGACAGACCCCTATCGGTAGAAGGGACCACAATAGAACTCCTTTAAAAACTGGCACAGAATATGCCACCATAGACTTCCTGgcaaagcagggtacacccagaCGCAATGGCAGCGTCAAGCCTACCATGAACCAAAAGCCTGCAGATATTCTCATTCCCACCGGGGATCTCCAGAGGCCTGTCCCCCAACCACGCCTGAAAAAGGGCTCATCTCAGAAGTCACATGGACGCCAAAACACCCCCTGCTCCTCATCTGCACACACTTAA